The genomic interval CGCTGTGGAATCGAAGCAACTCTTTGTACCGAAGCTCCCACTTCTCTTCATGAAAAGGCTTGAACCGGTGGCTCTGACTGATTtggtcttcttcttcactGTCGACAAAAGGGAGGTCGTCGATGGATCCCAGTGGAATCGCGGAAGCTAAATCACTCTTCGTTGCTGAAAAATAGCATGAATTCGCTCTCCGCGAAGGTGCCTGTTCCTGTTGAAGGTGTCGATAAAACATAAGAGGCCGACGAGGGCTTCCTTGTGAACTAAAGCTAGACGCAGACACGCTTGGAACGCTAGATTCACTTCTGTCCGTCAATTCATAATCAGCATTGATTCCTTCACCTGTATTTCTTTGGTGCGATAGTTGCTTCGTCATCGAGATACCTTCATATATCGATAGTGGCGCAAAGGGATCTAGTTGGTCTTCAGCCTCTATTTCGAAATTTTTGCTTGACGCGAAATATTCAAACAGCGAAGCAGACAGAAGGCTGTTACGCCTTAGAGATGTATTCGCTACGCTGCTACTCCTCCTCGCTCTCTCCCACGGAAGAGGCTGCACTATCGGATCCTGGGAAGAAC from Phaeodactylum tricornutum CCAP 1055/1 chromosome 11, complete sequence carries:
- a CDS encoding predicted protein; protein product: MTSSSQDPIVQPLPWERARRSSSVANTSLRRNSLLSASLFEYFASSKNFEIEAEDQLDPFAPLSIYEGISMTKQLSHQRNTGEGINADYELTDRSESSVPSVSASSFSSQGSPRRPLMFYRHLQQEQAPSRRANSCYFSATKSDLASAIPLGSIDDLPFVDSEEEDQISQSHRFKPFHEEKWELRYKELLRFHSEFGHSAVPHTYHRNPQLARWVKRQRRQYKLRRDDRTSTMTSERLELLDTIGFVWDSHEINWTEKLRSLGLYREKYGHCNVPSNSSDKKLATWVKCQRRQYKLYWDGKPSAMSPERILQLEKVGFEWEIRTAASRPMQTISASKKLSLLSFHGLET